The DNA window ACCTGGGGGATGGGTGGGAGAGGAGCTCAGCggcgggcaggcgggggggggggcgggggccgggaCCCCGACCACCCTCCCGCCATgctcccgccccccgcccccgccgcggccccgcccctcACCGCCCTCCAGCGCCTTCCGCAGCAGCCAGGCGTCCGCCCGCTCCAGatcggaggcggcggggggcggcggggcccggcccagGCTGTACCGGGGCCCCCGCAGCctccgcagcgccgccgccgccgcccgccccgcgccgccccaccaGCCCatggcggccccgccgccgcgcgccTCCTCCCgaccggcgccgccgccgccgctccgcccccattggccgccgcgcccgccgctcACCGCGGGCCTCCGCGCCCATTGGCGGAGCCGCGCGCCAGTCGCCGCCGCCCCACCTCGCGCGCGGAATGGCGAGCGGCCATTGGCCAGAGCGCAGCGCCCCGCCCCCCTGCGGCGCGGAAGAAGCGTCTCTATTGGCTAGGCGCGGGGCGCGTCGGGAAGCAACTTCCGGAAACCTCCCGCTTCACCCCGGAACTCGCGCAcacaacagagagagaaaaaaaaaatggccgaAACACCATTTTTCACCTCAAAACGCCACTTTATGAAGCGGGGCCGACCCGCCGGTGTTCCCCGGGAGGGTGAGGTGGACACACGGCGGGCGGCCCCCGGGACGGTGcgggggggaggggcggcggTGGctgcggctgtggggagggaggaaacgGCGCTCGGttagcggcggggggggggggataccgatgggggcggggggggggcggtacCGCGGGCTCGTTATTGCCAGGTCGCCCCGGCGCCACTCACCCGCCCGGCCGCCGCTTCCGGCCCCGCCTCCTCCTCAGCGCGCCCGCCCATTGGCTGCAGCACAAGACAGGCCCCGCCCCTCCAGCGGAAAGGGGCGTGTCCAGCGCGGGGTGCCACGCCCCCGCCAGCGGAGAGGGGGCGTGGCCGGCGGAAAGCCCCGCCCCCGCCCGAGCCCAGCTGGGACGCGGGGTggagggacgggacggggagGGTCGCGGGGGGAGTGAattttggggcattttggggTGAAACCAGCGCTGGGGCGCGCTGCAGGGGACAGCGGACAGACCCGGGAGTGGGGACGCCCCAAACCAAGGGAAAACACAGCGATTTGAGGCTGTGTTCTTCCCCCGTGCCCCCATTCCTCCCCCGTGTGTCCTCCCCCCCCCTTGCCCccggtgtccccagtgtcccgtccgtcccgtgtccccccacccccgtccccccccccggcgtcCCCTCACAGCTCGTCGTCAAGGCCGTAGTCCTCCTCGGGGAAGTCCCCGGGAGTGACGCTCTGGGGCTTGACGAAGGCGCCGTACTTGGGCTGGCACTCGAAATACCGGCGGCCGCCCACGCTGCGAGGGGAAAAGAAAGCTCGGGACAGGGGCCAAAGACCCCCCCCNNNNNNNNNNNNNNNNNNNNNNNNNNNNNNNNNNNNNNNNNNNNNNNNNNNNNNNNNNNNNNNNNNNNNNNNNNNNNNNNNNNNNNNNNNNNNNNNNNNNNNNNNNNNNNNNNNNNNNNNNNNNNNNNNNNNNNNNNNNNNNNNNNNNNNNNNNNNNNNNNNNNNNNNNNNNNNNNNNNNNNNNNNNNNNNNNNNNNNNNNNNNNNNNNNNNNNNNNNNNNNNNNNNNNNNNNNNNNNNNNNNNNNNNNNNNNNNNNNNNNNNNNNNNNNNNNNNNNNNNNNNNNNNNNNNNNNNNNNNNNNNNNNNNNNNNNNNNNNNNNNNNNNNNNNNNNNNNNNNNNNNNNNNNNNNNNNNNNNNNNNNNNNNNNNNNNNNNNNNNNNNNNNNNNNNNNNNNNNNNNNNNNNNNNNNNNNNNNNNNNNNNNNNNNNNNNNNNNNNNNNNNNNNNNNNNNNNNNNNNNNNNNNNNNNNNNNNNNNNNNNNNNNNNNNNNNNNNNNNNCCCCAGGGAGGGGAGGTGGCCTGTGAGGACATTGGCATCACCTGGCCGCTTGTCGTAGTCGCTGTCGGCGATCTGGTACTTCTCCACCTGCGAGACGTCCTCGTACTCCCCGATGCGTGCCCCGCTCCGGTCGATCACCTGcagggggggtgggcaggggagttacagggggaatctcccccacagggGGGGCCGTTTTGGGGTAagaaaaggggggatggggacATACGTGGATGCGGCAGCCGTCAGTCACGGGGTAGGAGCCCAGCAGGGCCTCATCGCAGTCCAGGCgtcccagcagctcctcctgggtGCTGTAGAGCTCCAGGTCCATGCAGGAGGCTGGGCTGCCCACCACCAGCTCCAGTTTGCACTGGGAATAGCAGGAGtagggtgggtgggtggtggcaGGACCCAGCCCCGGGCTGGTCCCAGCCCACAGGATGCCAGGGCAGGTAGAAGGAGccagtgctggtggctggagGGGGCTCCCGGGCTGGGCCCCCTCCCCAGACAGGGGAGaagccggggggagggggggagtgggggtgtctgggggagaaggggggagagggAGTGATGCTGGGGAGGACGGGGGGAAGGGGGCAGCGCAGGTGAGAGGAAAGAGAGTGTGTcccagggagaggggatgggaggAAGAAGTGGGGCCcggtgggggagagggggaaaaagcgggggtcccggggaggggaggcagatGGGGGAGTCCCAGTGACTGGGGAAGGGGGTGAGGAAAAGAGGGGGCCCCagcgaggaagatgaggaggaagacgGGGATCTTGGCCTGCCGTATGGAGGAGGAGTGGGGAGGGATCCCGgcaaggaggcggggggggggtcccggtgagggggaagaggaaggagtcCCAGTGACGGATGCGGGGAAAGAGGGGGTTCCCGGTGAGGAGATgggggggagaaagaggaagggggggTGTGTCCCGGTGAGGGATATGAGGAGGGAGTCGGGGATCCCGGTCCCCCCTGAAGAGGACGCGCGAGGAGGGGTCTCGgtgaggagggggtgggggtcccaggcctcgctgcgggggggggggggggaaaagggggggggcgTGTCCCGGTGGTACCCGCCGTCCCGGGGAGGAACGTGGTCTCCCACGAGGAAGGGGCGGTCCCGGTCCCCAGCGGGGGAAGGGGAATGAGGAGGAGGGTCGCGGCGGAGGGGGCCCGTACAGGGgaggcggggcccggcccgccaGGGCGGAGGCCAGGGAGGGCCGCAGCTCCGGTACCTTGAACTCGGCGATGGTGAGGCCGGTGCTGTACCGCTTGAGGGCGCGGAAGGAGTTGAGGCTGCTGCTCACCGACAGCGACACGGAGCCGGCCCCGAGGCCCAGCCCGGGCCCGGTCTCCGCCGCCGCCTTCATCCCGCCGCCACCGCTTCTGGAACCTTCGGCCCGCCCCGCGCgctcgccccgcccccgccgcccgcccaatcggcgccgccggcccgccccgcGCGCAGCGGGGCAGCCAATGGCGAGGGACCCGCCCCCTGCCCCAACCGCCAATAGGGACGCGCtcgggaggaaggggaggggccCGCGCATGCGCCGGCCGCCGGTTTGTCCTGCGCCGCCGCCGTCGGGGCCGCCATGGAGGCGGAGGGCGGCTACGAGCCGGGCTTCGTGGGGATCCGCTTCTGCCAGGAGTGGTGAGGGGCCGCCGGtaccccccagctccctccctgccacccccccggccccctcgcTGGCCTCCCCAGATACCCCCTGGTTCCCCCAACCCCGCCCCGGGTCCCCCAGATACCGCCCCAACCACTCTCTGGGGCCCCACAGGTACCCCCTGAGGTCCCCCCAGCCACCGAGACACCTCCGGGTTCCCCtaagccctccccagcccccccagataCCGCCCCAACCACACCCCAACTCCCCCAGATACCCCCGGCGGCCCCCCagtcccccctcccccagggaTGTGGCCCCGGGAGTCgttcgttccccccccccccccccgaagagACCCCgcagtgacaccccccccgtgtccctccccaGCAACAACATGCTGTACCCCAAGGAGGACAAAGAGAACCGGATCCTGCTCTATGCTGTGAGTGCCCTCCGCCCCCCCACACTGCCGCTGCCGGGGGGGACCGGTCTCAGCGTACCGGACTGCACGGCACTGGGACCGGTCCCGGAGGCGTACTGGGACCAGTCCCATCCTCGCAGTGGGATGtgcctgccctcccagcccccacGGGGACCCCCTGGTGGGGCCATGCCGCGCCCCTCCCAGTTTGGCACTGGGACCCCTCCGTAACCCCCAGCTCTTCCCCCAGTGCCGCAACTGCGACTACCAGCAAGAGGCTGACAACAGCTGCATCTACGTCAACAAGATCACCCACGAAGTGGAGTGAGTTCGTTAGCGGAGGGAGTTCGTTAGTGCTACCGGCCACCTGGGTCCTGGGCAACTAATGGGGGCAATTAATAAGAACAGTTCTTGTATACTTAATTAGTAAAAAGACAGTTGTGGTAGTTAATAAGTGATCGAGGGGCGACTGGTTGGCAATAAAGGGAGATAACAAGGGAGAACAATTTAAGGGCGCTTAAGGTGGGGGATACCAGGGTTGCTAATAGCCATGGGGTAATTAAGGGGCCTAATTAATGCCCTGGGGTGTCTCCTTGCAGTGAGCTCACGCAGATCATCGCCGACGTCTCCCAGGACCCCACACTGCCCCGCACCGAGGACCACCCCTGCCAGAAGTGAGTGGGGATGTGGGGACCCCCGTGGGGGACATcagctcccccccccagctctggtgGTCCCCCTCGGATCTCTGGTGCCCTCCCCAGTTctggtgtccccccccaccccgtgggcTCTCAAGTGTCCCTCTTTGTCCCTTGTGGCTCCAGTGTCCCCGTGGGTCTCTGATGTCCCCCTCCACACCTTGTCACCACTGTCCCTCTTCTCCCCCAGGTGTGGGCACAAGGAGGCTGTATTCTTTCAGTCACACAGCGCCAGAGCCGAGGTGAggtgacccccccacccccacgtcACCATTCCCCCTacgcgtgtccccccccaccaccaccgtgACGCCCTTCTGCCCCTCAGGATGCCATGAGGCTCTACTACGTTTGCACGGCCCCGCATTGTGGCCACCGCTGGACCGAGTGACAGCGCCTGGAAACGCTCTCAATCTCAACATTGCCACAGATTGTGGCCGTTGCCCCAGAACCCCCCAACCCTGGGTCCACCTCTCCCCCCGTACCCGCTGGGGTGGCATTTTGGTGGCAATAATGATTATTTTTGGCAGTGGTCTGTGTCGGTGGCTCTCTGGGGTttgagggggctgcggcggggggggcggcatTGGAGGGGGATGTGGCTGGGGGGAGATGGACCCAGTGGGGATGTTACAGCTGCGGGGCCCAAATCGTCCGCGGTTTCCTCCCAGTCACAGGGGATGGGCCCCAAATCACATCCCTGGTACCCCAAATTGCCCTACTCAGCCTCAAATTGCAGCCGTAGGGCCCCAAGTCACAACCCCGGTGCCCCAGGTTGCTCCCCGAGTGCCCCACATCACCCCATAGCAGCCCCAACATGTCCCTACCGGGCTCTAACTCACCCCCCTGGAGCCCAGTTtgcatccccagtgcccccacTTGCCCGCAGCGGGGCCCATGTTGAAGTCCTGGTGCCCTAAATTGCCCTATGGGGCCCCAAATTGCTCTCTGAGTATCCTAAATCACCCCCCTCCGTGCCCCCAGATGGCCACCACTGTGTCTCAAATCACTCCGTCAAGCCTTGAATTGCCCAAAATTGCCTTCCCCTTTACCCCAAATCACCCCCCTGGGTCCCCTGAACCACCCTCCAGCCGACCCCCCGTCTCCTCACCGCACCCCAAATCGCTgctggggggcacccaggcatcctgcagccccacgaAAGCCTCCTTGGTCCCGGTGAGACTGGGGAGGCGCAAATCCACTGCCCCTAGACCCCCTCGCTTTGCTTCAAcgagatttattattattttaacaaccTTTAAAATGGGCAGCGACGGCCACTTCTGCCCCGCTGCCAGCGGCGTGGAAGGGggtcggggctgggaggggacgtGGCTGCTGAGGTGCTcagggggtgtttgggggggctTGGAGCAGGAAACCAGAGGAAAATATACATCCGAGAGCTCCGAAAATGGTTAAAGCTTAGAGAATTGcctaaaaaaacaaccccccaaattTAACTGGGAAAGAGAATCAGCACCCCAATACCTTCATTTCAAGTGTTTCAGGGCTGCTGCCCCGCAGCCTCCGGTCCGTCTCCGGGAGGGGGTTGGAGCGGAGCAGCCCCAGGGTCCAGGGGTCCGCTGGGGGCGTGGGGGACGGTGCAGGAGCGCAGCTCCGCTCCCATCCAGTGGCAAAGGCTTTCCAGCGCAGTCCTGGCCTTGGTGGCCTCAGCGCGGATGGTCATCTGCGGGAGGAGAGGGTCCCCTCGTCACCCTGGTCCTTGGCCATTTCCGAGCTGAGGCACCAGGGGAGTGGTTCGACCACCCGGCCAAGGAGGCACTGACCTGGGTGTAGAGCCGCAGCGTCTCCTGGAACTGGGtccgcagcagccgcagggccCTGGCAAAGGTCTCGTCCTGGAGCTGGGATCCTACAGGCACCACGGCTGCTGTAGGCCCcgttcctcctcccctccgggaGGGGACAAAAATGCGCCTCGTCCCCATCAGGGAGGGGGTGTGGGGGCAAAGGAAGGCCCTCACACTCACCCGTGGGTTTGCCGGCCTCGGAGCCTGTTTCCTCTCCTGTTTCCCAAGGTTTTTCATCCAGCAGTTCCTAAAAAGTCGACAGAAGCACTGCTGAGCCTGGCTCGAGGAGCGAAAACACCTTTTTTTGGGTATTTCTCCCTCCCGTAGACAGAACGCTGACTTGCCTCTGATTGCTGGAGCTCCTTGGCTGTTTTCGGCAGGTCCTCGAGCGGCTCCTGGGTGCGGGCCGGGCTCTGTGGCCGGGGCCGTGCCCGCGGGGGGAAGGCAGCCGCCAGCCTGCGGAATGAGAGATGGGGTCAGGAGCAGGAAACCCCTTCCCCACTGGACAGACAGACACCAACCTGCTGCCCACCTGCTGTTCTTCTGGCAGCGTGCGAGGAACCGGGCTGAAATGCTCAAGCGTGGGTTCAAGAAGGCGGCTTTTTCCTCGTCCGCGGGTTCGGGTGGTTTCAGATCCTTTAAGGAGCCGTTGAACCTCTCTGCGGTGGCAGGGCGGGAGGTGTGAGCTCGGCCATCGCCAGGATCCGCCCGCACCGTCTGCCCGCAGTGCCTCCTGTTACCTTCGGCGTCGGCCAGCGTCTGGAAGTGCTGCCTGAGGTACTTCTCCTGCTCGGGGGTCtggggcagggaggtgctgggcGGCGGGTTCTCCTCTGGCTCCTCCACCTCCCCCGCAGAGCCCGACGAGTCCTCGTCTGCCGGGACAGGGCAGGACAGCAAAGCCCCCCACCGCGATACGATGGGCGTTAGCACTGGGCGGTTTTTATTCCCATTCCGGTCCCCTCGCAAGAACTAAAGCTGCCCCCGAGCTTTTCACGAGGGTTTAGTGCTGGCAAAGACGGTGCTCCTGGAGCCCTGGCCACACCGCCGGCGTTACCTTGTGGCTGACAGCGAGGCGTCGGGGAAACACGGGACGAGGCGTACTTCTGGCTGAGCCCGAGCTCCAGCCCCCCTGGGATCATGGGGCGCAGCGGCAGCTCCATCACGCCTGGCcttgggggaaggaaggggagcgGGGTGAGCGACGGCCGAGCACCGGACGCCAGCGCCAGATCGGTGCTCGCCCTCGCCCCGAGCCGGGACGCGCTCGGGGGCTCGGCTAGGAGAAGGTTTGCGGGAAAGTGATGGAAAAATCAGCGAGGAGGAACACAGTCGTGCAGGTGGGGCGCTGGAAAACACGTGTATCGCGCTAATTGGTGTTCAGTCTCATACGCTCGACAAGGAGAACACCTGCACTTGGATAACGTCGGCCTGCGATGGACCCAGGGGCACCTCATCGAACGTGCCCCAGGTTCCTGCCCcgctgttgaagaagatcaaaagcacagtgaaaaaccCTGCCCGCCCGAGCTCTCGGAGTACAGGCGAGAGCAGCAAGTCTGAGCTCTTGGCTCttttgctaacgaggactctctCGCCAACGAGGACTCTCTCCCGCTCCGCAGCGCCCCTGTCCCCTGCTTGCACGCATCTGCCCGGGTGTTGGCTTCGGAAATTCCCCCACCCACGAGGTGCCAGGGttcaatttgttctttgccttttcctccccaggtTTGTTCCTGCGTTGGCTCGCAGAAGGCGAAGGCGCCGTGGGAAGTTGCCAGGCTCGGTGGTGCGGGAACAGCGAGAGGGTGCGCGCGCGACCTGAGACGATACCAGCCACGTGCTTGTCTCGCACCGACAGCACCAGCCTGAGCAGCGCGCTCGTTTGCAAAGGCCGATTAGACACGAGCTGCGCGCCTCGTTTATCTGGCGAAAGCCAGGACGGATGGCTGGAATCAACCTGGGCTTGTGGCAGAGGCCCCACAGCGCAATGTTATTCCAGAAAATATTCCGGTAAAGCCAGGAGAGCGACCGTGCCTCCGTACTGAACACGcaagccccccccccagcccctgcaacTGTCTTCACCGACAACGCCAACAAGCCTCGTTAAGAGTTAATTGGCACACGGTAAGTGACTTGGTCCCACCTCACCAAAAGTATAAATCTGGAGTTTAGAATCCTCCATTTGGAGGAGGAGAATTCCACCACCGGACGGGTCGCCAGGCCTGgactctcctctccctcttcaggGAGCCTCACACCTCCCACTCTGGGATGTTACCCAGGGAAATATCGTTAATGAAACACTGAACTATTAACTCACGCTCCATTTCTGCCGTGAATGCATTTACCAGCGGCAATTCTGAGACGGTTACGTCTGTTCACCTTAATAAGGTGTTTCATCTTTTCCGCTTTGCAACAGCGTCTCAGCGGAAGCCCCCGGCAGGGCTCCGAAATGGGCAAACGCTGACTGCGGTCAGTGGCTGCATCCGTGATCCTTCGGACACAAAACGGCTGAGCGGGTCTGGGACCCCTCTCTGAGGAGCCCGGAAAGAAGGAGGGGGTCTTCTCCGAACCTCGCCTCAACAGGGAGGGCTTCCCTCAGCCGCGGATCGGGCTTGGACTCTCAATGCGACCCTCGCGCCTGAAAAGTTTCCCTGCTCCGACCCCGACAGCACCAACCTTCTTCCCTCTGGCGCGCACAGCTCCTCCGGTCCGGCCCCGGTCATATCCAGTGATTCCCGTCCCCCGTCGGTTTCCTCGTCCTGGAGGAGCTCGGAGAGCTGGAAGTCCTCGGAGATGTTGCCGGGAGAGCTCTCCACCTGCCGGAGATGGGAAGCTGATGTCCGAAGCcggattttctttttccccggAAAGAGGGGTGCCGGCACGAGCGGAGGGGTCTCCAGGGAGGGTTGATGGCGGGTGCGGGATCCGGCCCCACCACTGAAAGCAGATGCTCCAGGCTGCCGGGCTCGAGCTCCACGTCACCCCCGAAGTGGGGCTTGAGGGGGGTGAAGTAGGGGGGATCCCCCTCCGGCAGGGTCTTGATGGGGCCCCTCTCAGCGCGCTCTGCCCATCGCCCCTGCGGCCGGTAGCTCCACCGGGGGCCGTCAGCTGCTGCGTCgccctcctccacctctcccagctggaaaaggggggagagaagagaagggatgTGGCGGAAACGGAGCAAAGGGACCTTCGGCCAGCCCTGTtaaattcaattaaattaaattacacGGCCAGGGTTGGCCGCGTGCCTTACCAGCCTCTTTGCCCACATGGGCAGCCTGCCGTTGGTCAGGATGCACgccggagctggggaggggggggaaaaggcgAGGTTAGGAACAGGGCCGTGTACCCCCTtcgggggagaggggggcagaaAACGGGGTGCAGCTGCAGAAGGACCCCCGGCCCCCAACGCACGTGGCCCTGAGTCTTCCTTGGAGGGGGTCTGCGGGGGCAAGGCCTCCTCTCGCTCCTCCTCGGGAGCTCCGCCGGCACTGGGGGCTGCCGCCCCACTGGGGATGGAGATGTAGGTCTGGCGCCTGGAGGAGGGGAGAACGGTGGCGCCGCCGAGCTCCTTCCTGCCCCGAAGGGCAAAACCGGGGTGGGACGCGGGGGCGAGGGGCTTTTCCCCGCTACCTGAGCTGCGCTGCGGCCCCAGGCTCCTTCCCTGGCTTCGGCTGCAGCAGGTTGAGCTCCAGCAAGTGCTGCCTCATGCTGCTGGGGATTTCGAGGCCCAGGTGCCAGATAAAGATGCAGCTGGGGGTAGAAACgttggggcggggcggggggggggtgtatcAGGTCGTAACCAGAGCGTGGATTATTCCCTCAGTTAATTTCCTCGATTcactctgccctccagcactcgTGGGCGCACCCTGCCCAGCGCCCTCGAAACCGGCGTCCCGCGAGGGGTGTGGGGTGTAAATCAGACTGTTTCTTAGCCCCCGCCGGCCCCTACCTGTCTCCCGAGACGGTGATGAGGTGCCTGCAGTTGTAGGTGAACCGCATCCCCGTGACTATATCTGcgccaaacagaagaaaatgcagggcggggggtggtggggggggggtttgcttGTCAGGATAGcgaccccccccgccctcctGGCTCGTTTAGGTTTAATCCCCGTAGTGGGAGCCATGGGGGCATTTCTGGGGGGCTTGGCGGCTGGATGGGGGCCAGGAGGGGTAAGCACAGCACTGGGggctgcccagcagctctcctctgcGTCTTCCCCTTTTCCCGGGCAGCTCCCGGGCTTCCGAGAGGAACCGAACCTGAATGGCCGAACATTTTCGCCACGCACTCCCCGGAGTGGAAGTCGATGAGGGCGATGCTCTTGTCGGAGCAGCTCGTGGCCAGGAAGGTGCCCGAGGGATCCAGCTGTACCTGGGGGAGAGGAGCGGTGGGTCGGGCTCGGCCCCAGCTGGGAGGGCGAGCGGAACTTCGGAGGAGCGTGGGAGGGTTTGGGCCGAAGGGACCTTCAAAGCCCacgcagtgccaccccctgccctgggcagggacacctcccaccagcccaggttgctccaaggcccctccaacctggccttgaacccctccagggatggggcagccacagcctctccgggcagcccgggccaggggctcacccccctcatcGCAAAAAATGCCTTCCTCGCGTCCAACCGAACCCTTCCTCTGGTGGTTTCAagccatcgcccctcgtcctgtcactgcagcCCCCGCtcaaagtctctctccatctttcctacACCCCGTTAGGCACCGAATGGCCGCAGCGAGGTCTCcatctcctctccaggctgagcagccccagctccctcagcctctccccacagcagagctgctccaagcCTTCAGACCGTtcccgtggcctcctctggacccacacGAGCAGGTCCGCACCCGGCTTGTGccggggaccccagagctggatgcaggggggggtctcaccggagcagagggggagaatcccctccctcgacctgcagCCCAGGAGACGCTTGGCTTCCTGGGCCGCGAGCGCACGGTGCCAGTTCCCGGCGCCCATGTGCCGCCCACCAGCGTCCCCACGTCCTtcgcggcagggctgctctccatccctcccttcctccctcctccagcctgcgTTGGGACGGCGGTTGCCCCCAGCCAGCTGCGgaaccttgttgaacctcacgagGTTCCCGTTGGCCAAGGTCTGCAGGTGCCTCCGGGCAGCAGCTCTTACCCTGAGGGGTTCAAGGGCTCAGCCCCAAGCCCCTCAATCCTGCCCCCTCCTGCGCCGAGGGAGGGGCTGCTGGCGCCCTGACGGCCGACACGTGGTGGAAATCGCCCTCTTACCTTCAGCACAGAGCCCTCGTCCCCTTGCGACCCCTTGTAGCAGCGCTTCAGCTTCCCGCTGGCCGTGCTGTACACCCTGTGCGGGGAGCGGAAGGTGCGCAAGCCGGCCCCGAGCCCCCCCAGGGACAGCAGAGCCAGCGGGAGGAAGGCGACCCCGAGGCGGGTTGAGCCCAAGCCGG is part of the Rissa tridactyla isolate bRisTri1 chromosome 27, bRisTri1.patW.cur.20221130, whole genome shotgun sequence genome and encodes:
- the POLR2I gene encoding DNA-directed RNA polymerase II subunit RPB9, which gives rise to MEAEGGYEPGFVGIRFCQECNNMLYPKEDKENRILLYACRNCDYQQEADNSCIYVNKITHEVDELTQIIADVSQDPTLPRTEDHPCQKCGHKEAVFFQSHSARAEDAMRLYYVCTAPHCGHRWTE
- the TBCB gene encoding tubulin-folding cofactor B, which gives rise to MKAAAETGPGLGLGAGSVSLSVSSSLNSFRALKRYSTGLTIAEFKCKLELVVGSPASCMDLELYSTQEELLGRLDCDEALLGSYPVTDGCRIHVIDRSGARIGEYEDVSQVEKYQIADSDYDKRPGDANVLTGHLPSGLWPLSRAFFSPRSVGGRRYFECQPKYGAFVKPQSVTPGDFPEEDYGLDDEL